Proteins encoded within one genomic window of Legionella sp. PC997:
- a CDS encoding L,D-transpeptidase — protein sequence MNKLFWAGLLLCIGGLTSCVENDPSTLITDDAGYVHRTVHYTKDKRGRDYYPQKIQATGERRFIFDPKVSAWAAYDEDGNRLLTGGGSAGIDVCEENPNQSCRTVTGTFKVYNRRGVDCKSGEYPVDKNGGAKMPYCTYFYQGYTVHAAYDVPEHPSSHGCVRIFPSAAKWLSENFFKIGTKVIVLEYPNEVGANKPAVSA from the coding sequence ATGAATAAGTTGTTTTGGGCAGGTTTGTTACTATGTATCGGGGGGTTAACATCCTGTGTTGAGAATGATCCATCTACTTTAATTACTGATGATGCAGGTTATGTGCATCGAACAGTTCATTACACAAAAGATAAACGAGGTCGTGATTATTATCCTCAGAAGATTCAAGCAACAGGTGAGAGACGCTTTATTTTTGATCCAAAAGTTTCCGCATGGGCTGCTTATGATGAAGATGGGAATCGATTATTGACTGGGGGTGGATCCGCAGGTATTGATGTATGCGAAGAAAATCCAAATCAATCATGCAGAACTGTTACCGGAACATTTAAAGTTTATAACCGTCGCGGAGTCGATTGTAAGTCTGGGGAATATCCAGTTGATAAAAATGGCGGCGCTAAAATGCCTTATTGTACCTACTTTTATCAAGGATATACCGTTCACGCAGCCTACGATGTTCCAGAACATCCATCTAGCCATGGCTGTGTACGTATCTTCCCAAGTGCTGCAAAATGGTTAAGTGAAAACTTTTTCAAAATAGGTACAAAAGTTATTGTATTGGAATATCCTAATGAAGTGGGTGCCAATAAACCTGCTGTATCCGCATAA
- a CDS encoding DotI/IcmL family type IV secretion protein, protein MKNTLLWSTLFALLGTQVHADVTQPVTPPPQTPGAVQQTPPTPTPPGQNIPSINPAQAPTAPINCEYKIPAETKTIDQSLVLKWAGKAVTQAFDFDPNNLEAQLQKLQPCFTEQGWTGFNTALQKSGNLEAIKSQKLTVSSQVDGPVILTEAKDNQWKINLPIQVVYQNEKEKVTQLLSVDVTIGRKMTGDLGITQMIAAPRGTVTQKLPPDFNPNPATVMNPNTENTSTPTTSPAPTTAPNQATPSTPTTTTQPTTANPAATQTPATPGQPTLPENRSTQPSLPPNTP, encoded by the coding sequence ATGAAGAACACATTACTCTGGAGTACTCTATTTGCTCTGCTGGGTACTCAAGTACATGCAGATGTTACTCAGCCAGTGACACCACCGCCTCAAACTCCAGGCGCAGTACAACAGACCCCTCCTACACCAACACCTCCGGGTCAAAATATACCTTCAATAAATCCAGCACAAGCCCCCACAGCACCGATTAATTGTGAGTATAAAATTCCTGCAGAAACTAAAACTATCGATCAATCCTTGGTTTTAAAATGGGCAGGGAAGGCAGTTACCCAAGCGTTTGATTTTGATCCAAATAATTTGGAGGCTCAACTGCAAAAATTGCAACCTTGCTTTACCGAACAAGGCTGGACTGGATTTAACACTGCTTTGCAAAAATCAGGGAATTTAGAAGCCATTAAATCTCAAAAGCTGACTGTAAGCAGTCAAGTAGATGGGCCAGTTATTTTAACAGAAGCAAAAGACAATCAATGGAAAATTAATTTACCGATACAAGTTGTTTATCAGAATGAGAAAGAAAAAGTAACCCAATTACTCAGTGTTGACGTGACTATTGGTCGTAAAATGACTGGAGACTTGGGAATTACCCAGATGATTGCTGCTCCAAGAGGAACAGTGACTCAAAAACTACCGCCTGATTTTAATCCCAACCCTGCTACAGTAATGAATCCAAATACGGAAAATACTTCAACGCCAACGACCTCACCGGCCCCCACAACTGCACCAAATCAAGCTACACCGTCAACTCCAACGACAACAACCCAACCCACTACTGCAAATCCGGCGGCGACTCAGACCCCAGCTACCCCTGGACAGCCTACTTTGCCTGAAAATCGCTCCACACAACCATCACTACCACCTAATACTCCTTAA
- the hutG gene encoding formimidoylglutamase, with translation MFEHLSNYQRANPALWQGRKDTINAERFFQKIIFPVKQTDLITKEKKTVFLGFASDAGVRRNMGRPGAKLGPDQIKTQLAKLPCSIDKPLFDLGTIFCEEDELEIAQTQFANLISFCHQQGHQTIAFGGGHEISWAHYQGLAPHYSKLGIINFDAHFDLRPHQKNQPGTSGTPFSQIAAYCKENNQAFNYCCVGIQKMGNTPSLFEQADELNVNYLTAEELYGNSLAWHLAFLDDFILNLDHIYLTICLDVLAESFAPGVSAPQPLGLTPWQILPLLKYIIQSGKVVSFDVAELSPPLDQDQKTARLAALIIAELLHTI, from the coding sequence ATGTTTGAACATCTTTCCAATTACCAACGTGCCAATCCTGCACTCTGGCAAGGTAGAAAAGATACAATTAATGCGGAGCGGTTCTTTCAAAAAATTATTTTTCCTGTTAAACAAACTGATTTAATCACTAAAGAGAAAAAAACGGTTTTTCTTGGTTTCGCCAGTGATGCAGGTGTTCGTCGAAATATGGGCAGACCAGGAGCAAAATTAGGCCCGGATCAAATTAAAACACAATTAGCAAAACTCCCTTGCTCTATTGATAAACCACTTTTTGATTTAGGAACTATTTTTTGTGAAGAAGATGAACTGGAAATAGCACAAACTCAATTTGCTAATTTAATCAGTTTTTGCCATCAACAAGGGCATCAAACAATTGCCTTTGGAGGGGGACACGAAATTTCCTGGGCACATTATCAGGGTTTAGCGCCCCATTATTCTAAGTTAGGTATTATCAATTTTGACGCGCATTTTGATTTAAGACCCCATCAAAAAAATCAGCCTGGTACATCGGGGACCCCTTTTTCACAAATTGCAGCCTACTGTAAAGAAAATAATCAAGCTTTTAATTATTGCTGTGTGGGTATTCAAAAAATGGGAAATACGCCCTCCCTTTTCGAACAAGCAGATGAACTTAATGTTAATTATTTAACAGCAGAAGAGTTATATGGGAACAGCTTAGCTTGGCACTTGGCTTTTCTTGATGATTTTATACTCAATTTAGATCATATTTATCTGACAATTTGTTTGGATGTTTTAGCAGAGTCCTTTGCACCCGGCGTCAGTGCGCCTCAACCCTTGGGCCTTACCCCCTGGCAAATTTTACCACTCTTGAAATACATTATTCAAAGTGGCAAAGTAGTTAGTTTTGATGTTGCTGAACTATCACCGCCTTTGGATCAAGATCAAAAAACTGCTAGACTGGCGGCTCTTATTATCGCAGAATTGCTACATACTATTTAA
- a CDS encoding STY0301 family protein, with protein sequence MKTTVGYSFFLGFIGLCPIASAATIHCPAVIQTNQSLQQEITPWNGFLDNLNSTNHFERITFYSGHPKDNASLAPDTESSKIKKLTWTFGEQEIWIACEYTQTQIQLIQKLPAGTKSCTVTYNANFSKVVAIHCI encoded by the coding sequence ATGAAAACTACTGTGGGCTACAGCTTCTTTCTGGGATTTATCGGGTTATGCCCCATTGCGTCTGCAGCAACAATCCACTGTCCTGCGGTCATTCAAACAAATCAATCTTTACAGCAGGAAATAACCCCGTGGAATGGATTTTTGGATAATTTGAATAGCACTAATCATTTTGAACGGATCACCTTTTATTCTGGACATCCTAAAGACAATGCAAGCCTTGCACCGGATACTGAATCTTCTAAAATTAAAAAACTAACCTGGACATTTGGTGAGCAAGAAATTTGGATTGCTTGTGAGTACACCCAAACTCAAATTCAGTTGATACAAAAACTACCTGCAGGAACAAAATCGTGTACTGTAACTTATAATGCAAATTTTTCGAAAGTAGTTGCCATCCACTGCATTTAA
- a CDS encoding class I adenylate-forming enzyme family protein, which produces MSQLSTLLGKSAEQFPENIALIVDQRCYSYQQLNELTIRLAASLLKRGISQGERVAFLLPNCIEIILCYYACFLIGAIAVPVNIRFNNELIHYVLEHSNARIFITSPEYYNQLDAKILKVIKECYLTFKSDNYPGVQDFQQLLSSATASPVNMEIGLKKNALLFFTSGTTGLPKAVVHSHQSLYQGTRNQITQIKINHEDKTLVMFPVCYLIGLGSQILPFHAVGATVVLLPEFHPENALAKLQSHQITKIYGFPKLYLELINHVESSDFKINTLNFCFSGGDATPVSLQERFKELFNIEITEGCGMSELQIYAMNPPYGAKKTGSIGFPIINMEMCLIDDKNKTIVTPHKIGELIVRGKSMCSGYWQDTTLTAKTIKDGWFHTGDLAYQDKEGYYWFVSRKVDIIRYNEELISPIEIENIFYQLDGVKEAAAIALPNTNKQNQDHIVVYVTFKTKASQLTPQTLMNFAHASLPINKRPYQVIIMNQLPYGFTGKIDRNRLRVLAKNQMN; this is translated from the coding sequence ATGTCTCAATTAAGCACATTACTTGGTAAATCAGCGGAACAATTCCCTGAAAATATTGCCTTGATTGTTGATCAACGGTGCTACAGTTACCAACAACTCAACGAATTAACTATACGTCTGGCTGCTTCATTATTGAAGAGAGGTATTTCACAAGGAGAGCGTGTCGCTTTTCTATTACCAAACTGCATCGAGATTATCCTCTGCTACTACGCCTGTTTTTTAATAGGAGCTATTGCTGTCCCGGTTAACATTCGATTTAATAATGAATTGATTCATTATGTGCTAGAACACAGTAATGCACGTATTTTTATAACGTCACCAGAATATTATAATCAGTTAGATGCAAAAATATTAAAAGTAATAAAAGAATGCTATCTAACATTCAAATCAGACAATTATCCTGGAGTGCAAGACTTTCAACAATTACTCTCATCTGCGACAGCTTCTCCAGTAAATATGGAAATTGGATTAAAAAAAAATGCTTTGCTGTTCTTTACGTCTGGGACTACGGGATTACCTAAAGCAGTTGTACACAGCCATCAAAGCTTATATCAAGGGACGCGCAATCAAATCACCCAAATTAAGATTAATCATGAGGATAAAACCTTAGTAATGTTTCCAGTGTGTTATTTAATTGGACTTGGTTCACAAATTCTTCCTTTTCACGCTGTTGGTGCGACAGTAGTGCTATTACCTGAATTTCATCCAGAGAATGCATTAGCAAAGCTCCAGTCTCATCAGATTACAAAAATCTACGGCTTTCCTAAGCTTTATTTGGAGCTCATTAACCACGTAGAGTCTTCAGATTTTAAAATTAACACACTTAATTTTTGTTTTTCAGGAGGCGATGCAACACCGGTTTCACTTCAGGAGCGATTTAAGGAACTATTTAATATTGAAATTACCGAAGGTTGTGGTATGTCTGAATTACAGATCTACGCCATGAATCCACCTTATGGAGCAAAGAAAACTGGATCCATAGGCTTCCCGATAATCAATATGGAAATGTGCTTAATAGATGATAAAAATAAAACCATTGTGACTCCCCACAAAATTGGCGAGCTAATTGTTCGTGGCAAAAGTATGTGCTCGGGATATTGGCAAGATACGACTCTGACAGCAAAAACTATAAAAGATGGCTGGTTTCATACCGGTGATTTAGCTTATCAAGACAAAGAGGGATACTATTGGTTCGTCAGTCGTAAAGTAGATATTATTCGTTATAATGAGGAACTTATCTCTCCTATAGAAATTGAAAATATCTTTTATCAACTTGATGGGGTTAAAGAAGCTGCGGCCATTGCTTTACCCAATACTAATAAGCAAAATCAGGATCATATTGTTGTGTATGTCACATTTAAAACCAAAGCGTCGCAACTCACGCCGCAAACCTTAATGAATTTTGCTCATGCGTCACTCCCAATCAACAAACGTCCCTATCAAGTGATCATTATGAACCAACTTCCTTATGGTTTTACTGGAAAAATCGATCGCAATAGATTGAGAGTCCTGGCAAAAAATCAAATGAACTAG
- a CDS encoding SDR family NAD(P)-dependent oxidoreductase — translation MIVITGGGSGIGRSLAFSLAKREQSILVVGRREKALQETAAFSENIQYICADVSTREGLEFIKKRLQDIEQINALVNNAGTLNPLVPIKEIHSEDWNQALNTNLNAALFLPQMIYDKLTHGRVLNIGSGAAYFAIRGWAAYCVSKAALSMLTKCWQLECDSIAFASVMPGIIDTKMQVIARSEQNPDYERINFYQRLKDENRLISPDTVAEFLTWLLLDVDKKTYASKEWDIYDTKHHKAWLKPPHQVQHWDH, via the coding sequence GTGATTGTTATTACCGGTGGAGGAAGTGGGATAGGAAGATCATTAGCCTTTTCTTTGGCAAAACGAGAACAATCAATCTTAGTTGTAGGTAGAAGAGAGAAGGCATTGCAAGAAACAGCAGCCTTTTCTGAAAACATCCAATATATATGCGCTGATGTATCCACACGTGAAGGTCTTGAGTTTATAAAAAAACGTTTACAGGATATTGAGCAAATTAATGCGCTTGTTAACAATGCAGGAACCTTAAATCCCTTGGTACCTATCAAGGAAATTCATTCTGAAGACTGGAATCAAGCTTTAAATACCAACTTGAATGCCGCTCTTTTTCTTCCACAAATGATTTACGATAAATTGACTCATGGCCGTGTTTTGAATATTGGTTCCGGAGCTGCTTATTTCGCGATAAGAGGCTGGGCTGCATATTGCGTCTCTAAAGCCGCTTTATCGATGCTAACAAAGTGTTGGCAACTGGAATGTGATTCAATCGCCTTCGCCAGCGTGATGCCAGGAATAATTGATACAAAAATGCAAGTTATTGCGCGAAGTGAACAAAATCCTGATTATGAGCGAATTAATTTTTATCAACGCTTAAAAGATGAAAATCGACTGATTTCCCCAGATACCGTTGCCGAATTTTTGACTTGGCTTTTGTTGGATGTAGACAAAAAAACTTATGCCTCTAAAGAATGGGATATTTATGATACTAAGCATCATAAAGCCTGGCTTAAACCTCCTCATCAAGTTCAACATTGGGATCATTAA
- the hutI gene encoding imidazolonepropionase, with protein MAACDKLLLNATTIDAQGNQLTQQAIAIKDGLIVWCGLQAQLPKQFYEAQHKEECQGKLITPGLIDCHTHLVYAGNRYAEFQMKLAGVSYAEIAKAGGGILSTVRHTREASEEELLQQSLPRILALRADGVTTVEIKSGYGLDLANELKMLRVAKRLGDLTGLRVRKTFLGAHAIGPEFQGNSQAYIDVLCHEMLPALCEENLVDAVDVFCESIAFSLKQTEQVFTAARDLNLPLKCHAEQLSNLGASELAAEFGALSCDHLEFLNEQGASAMAEANTVAVLLPGAYYFLREKQKPPVELLRRAGVGMAVATDCNPGSSPTTSLRLMMSMACQFFSLTVPEALAAVTRQAARALGLQKELGTIAAGMKADLLLWSVNDSAALCYYFAYPLSHHMMIAGEWVSTSDNY; from the coding sequence ATGGCTGCCTGCGACAAATTATTATTAAATGCAACGACCATTGATGCTCAGGGAAATCAATTAACCCAGCAAGCTATTGCGATTAAAGACGGTCTTATTGTCTGGTGTGGGTTGCAAGCCCAATTGCCAAAACAATTTTACGAAGCGCAACACAAAGAAGAATGTCAGGGGAAATTGATTACCCCAGGGCTTATTGATTGTCATACTCATTTGGTTTATGCAGGAAATAGGTATGCTGAGTTTCAAATGAAACTGGCAGGAGTGAGTTATGCTGAAATTGCTAAGGCGGGAGGAGGGATTTTATCTACAGTACGCCACACTCGAGAAGCCTCTGAAGAGGAATTGCTCCAACAATCTCTCCCCAGAATTCTTGCTTTACGCGCTGATGGAGTGACTACAGTTGAGATAAAGTCAGGTTATGGCCTTGATCTGGCAAATGAGTTGAAAATGCTGCGAGTAGCTAAACGTTTAGGAGATCTAACTGGCTTAAGAGTTAGAAAAACCTTCCTTGGAGCGCATGCAATAGGTCCTGAGTTTCAAGGAAACAGCCAAGCGTATATTGATGTTCTTTGCCATGAAATGCTGCCTGCATTGTGTGAAGAGAATTTGGTAGATGCAGTGGATGTATTTTGTGAGTCCATTGCATTTTCTCTGAAGCAAACAGAACAAGTTTTTACAGCTGCACGTGATTTAAATCTCCCTTTAAAATGTCATGCTGAGCAATTATCCAACCTCGGGGCAAGCGAGCTTGCAGCAGAATTTGGTGCTTTGTCTTGTGATCATTTGGAATTTCTCAATGAGCAAGGGGCATCTGCTATGGCAGAAGCCAACACGGTTGCTGTTTTACTTCCTGGCGCTTATTACTTTTTGCGCGAAAAACAAAAACCTCCAGTAGAACTTCTGAGACGAGCAGGGGTTGGTATGGCTGTTGCCACCGATTGTAATCCAGGCTCTTCACCAACTACTTCATTACGTTTAATGATGAGTATGGCCTGTCAATTCTTTTCATTGACGGTTCCTGAGGCTTTAGCAGCGGTTACCCGTCAAGCGGCAAGAGCATTAGGATTGCAAAAGGAACTTGGAACAATTGCTGCGGGCATGAAAGCTGACTTGTTATTGTGGTCTGTTAATGACAGTGCGGCTTTATGTTATTACTTTGCCTATCCTTTATCCCATCATATGATGATTGCAGGGGAATGGGTTTCTACATCAGATAATTACTAG
- a CDS encoding DUF3298 and DUF4163 domain-containing protein: MLKPLKTIISLGIIVSSFTVWAVNPISIKKETPAYIIDVKYPQGFTDPRINAVVQDFIDKTKTSFFKELSADADVPLDAPGKSGLNVTYSLPYKTKEALSVAFNISINHRGAAHPSNTVAVLNFIHGSQVQLADLFRPETDYLKPIASFCSKKIAEKNISDKKWLEEGTKPIDKNYKIWSFSKNGIDIIFDTYQVAAYVYGPQTVNIPLSQISSLLIPEVKHSVWGH, encoded by the coding sequence ATGTTAAAACCACTAAAAACCATTATTTCTTTAGGTATTATTGTAAGCTCGTTTACTGTTTGGGCAGTAAATCCGATATCAATTAAAAAAGAAACTCCCGCATATATTATTGATGTTAAATATCCTCAGGGATTTACCGATCCACGGATTAATGCAGTAGTACAAGACTTCATCGATAAAACCAAAACGAGTTTTTTTAAAGAACTTTCAGCTGATGCCGATGTGCCTTTAGACGCACCCGGAAAATCCGGTTTAAATGTCACCTACTCTTTGCCTTACAAAACAAAGGAGGCCTTGAGCGTTGCTTTTAATATTTCAATTAATCATCGAGGAGCTGCACATCCTTCAAACACTGTAGCTGTGTTGAATTTTATCCATGGTAGCCAAGTTCAGTTAGCGGACTTATTTCGACCTGAGACAGATTATTTAAAACCTATAGCAAGTTTCTGCAGTAAAAAAATCGCTGAGAAAAATATTTCAGACAAAAAATGGCTCGAAGAAGGCACTAAGCCTATAGACAAAAATTATAAGATTTGGTCTTTTTCAAAAAATGGCATAGATATTATCTTTGATACATATCAGGTAGCAGCCTATGTTTATGGTCCGCAAACAGTAAACATACCTTTATCCCAGATTTCTTCTTTACTAATTCCTGAAGTAAAGCATAGTGTTTGGGGTCATTAA